A part of Nitrospira sp. genomic DNA contains:
- a CDS encoding HD-GYP domain-containing protein, translating to MTKRIGIDELQPGMLVEQLDRSWLSTPFFSHKMTITSHQQIAQLKACGVQTLVVRIDAEPVQEASAPKQSLADDSSVPVVEELVSAPPVVPFEEELAVAREVYQAAKTVIQEAMDDTRLGRAINVDAVRAVVTDMTDSVFRNPDALSSLSRLKRFDEYTFYHSVNTSLLAMSLGKSLGFDRSMLHLAGVGTLLHDIGKTKVPLEILNKPGRFEAHEMEIMKQHVLRGVEVLASTTDLGESYVQPALEHHERVNGAGYPHQRAQKDISQFGLITAIVDIYDAMTSDRCYHKGQPAHQTLQLLYRLSLEGHLDPTLVQQFIQVVGVYPVGSVVELNTGETGIVQQVNHEAPLAPVVLLVKSAGNTLLSHPQEHDLSRQDTTPRRNVTSVLHPHQTGIDPANYLDKKAA from the coding sequence ATGACAAAGCGGATTGGAATCGACGAATTGCAACCGGGCATGCTGGTCGAACAGCTCGATCGGTCCTGGTTGAGTACGCCATTTTTCTCCCACAAGATGACGATTACGTCGCATCAGCAAATCGCACAGCTGAAGGCCTGCGGAGTCCAGACACTGGTCGTCCGCATTGATGCAGAACCAGTCCAGGAAGCGTCGGCACCGAAGCAGAGTCTTGCCGATGATTCCAGTGTCCCAGTTGTGGAGGAATTGGTGTCAGCGCCGCCGGTGGTCCCCTTCGAAGAAGAGCTGGCTGTTGCCAGGGAGGTATACCAGGCTGCAAAGACCGTCATTCAAGAGGCCATGGATGACACGCGGCTGGGACGGGCGATCAACGTCGATGCCGTGAGGGCGGTCGTAACGGACATGACCGACAGCGTCTTTCGGAATCCAGACGCCTTATCTAGCCTGTCGAGACTCAAGCGATTCGATGAATACACGTTTTACCACTCCGTGAACACCTCACTGCTGGCCATGTCCTTGGGCAAGAGCCTCGGGTTCGACCGGTCAATGTTGCATTTAGCCGGAGTCGGCACGCTGCTGCATGACATCGGCAAAACAAAAGTGCCTCTTGAAATCCTGAACAAACCTGGCCGGTTTGAAGCGCATGAGATGGAAATCATGAAGCAACATGTTCTCAGGGGAGTTGAGGTCTTGGCCAGCACAACCGACTTAGGAGAGTCGTACGTCCAGCCAGCGCTTGAGCATCATGAGCGAGTGAACGGGGCCGGATATCCGCATCAGCGCGCGCAGAAAGACATCAGCCAATTCGGCCTCATCACAGCCATCGTCGATATCTATGACGCGATGACGAGCGATCGGTGCTACCACAAGGGGCAACCTGCGCATCAAACCCTTCAGTTGCTCTATCGCCTCTCGCTCGAAGGCCACCTTGACCCGACATTAGTCCAGCAATTCATCCAGGTCGTGGGAGTCTACCCCGTCGGCTCGGTCGTGGAGCTGAACACAGGCGAGACAGGCATCGTCCAACAGGTCAACCATGAGGCGCCATTGGCGCCGGTCGTGCTCCTCGTGAAGAGTGCGGGGAATACCCTACTTTCTCACCCACAGGAGCACGATCTCTCCCGGCAGGACACGACGCCCCGCCGGAACGTCACATCCGTTTTGCATCCTCACCAAACAGGGATCGATCCCGCCAATTACCTCGACAAGAAAGCGGCATAA
- a CDS encoding thioredoxin-dependent thiol peroxidase: MSKELAVGDQAPELSIPDQHGKSMTLKSFKGKQIVLYFYPKDDTPGCTKESCDFRDVESQILRAGGAIVGVSLDGKESHQKFIKKFGLPFPLLSDEDAAISKAYGVYKEKNMYGRKYWGIERSTFVIDLEGKLKAIFRKVSVDGHADEVLKALKA; the protein is encoded by the coding sequence ATGAGCAAAGAACTCGCGGTAGGGGATCAGGCACCGGAACTCTCAATTCCGGACCAGCATGGGAAATCCATGACCTTGAAGAGTTTCAAGGGTAAACAAATCGTCCTCTATTTCTATCCGAAAGACGATACCCCTGGCTGCACGAAAGAGTCCTGTGATTTTCGTGATGTGGAGTCGCAGATCCTCCGAGCGGGAGGCGCCATCGTGGGAGTGAGTTTGGATGGAAAGGAATCACACCAGAAGTTCATCAAGAAATTCGGACTGCCGTTCCCCCTCCTCAGCGATGAAGATGCGGCGATCTCCAAGGCCTACGGCGTGTACAAAGAGAAGAATATGTACGGGAGAAAGTATTGGGGGATCGAGCGCAGCACGTTCGTTATCGATCTCGAAGGCAAGCTCAAGGCCATCTTTCGGAAGGTGAGCGTCGACGGTCACGCGGACGAGGTGCTGAAAGCGCTCAAGGCCTAG
- a CDS encoding tetratricopeptide repeat protein — protein MLGGLLKEARSGMSCIARRSKKRRANRRGSEDRGCSAMRKTIHQLAILGIVLVLVGITACSQKRKPLVPLGLENEVKAQATALTEEGTQAYQAKQYEEAKRYFEQAMAAAPQSGPAHYNYALALNALGDSEVARQHFLEAANLSPGDKTIWDSPALSAYGNPENKGRTKDRPYGTHRPNFGGMPRY, from the coding sequence ATGCTCGGGGGATTGTTGAAGGAAGCACGGAGTGGGATGTCTTGTATCGCAAGACGTTCGAAGAAGAGACGCGCAAACAGACGAGGGTCTGAAGACCGAGGTTGCAGTGCTATGAGAAAAACCATACACCAATTGGCCATCTTGGGTATCGTGCTGGTACTTGTCGGCATAACGGCGTGTTCGCAGAAACGTAAACCGCTTGTCCCGCTTGGCCTTGAAAATGAGGTAAAGGCTCAGGCCACGGCGCTGACAGAAGAGGGTACGCAAGCGTATCAGGCGAAACAGTACGAGGAGGCCAAACGGTATTTCGAACAAGCCATGGCAGCGGCTCCGCAATCCGGACCGGCCCATTACAACTATGCCTTGGCCTTGAATGCACTTGGCGATTCAGAAGTCGCCAGGCAGCATTTTTTGGAAGCGGCCAACCTGTCTCCTGGAGACAAGACCATCTGGGACTCACCGGCGCTTTCAGCGTACGGGAATCCTGAGAACAAGGGCCGCACGAAGGATCGTCCCTATGGGACCCACCGACCGAACTTCGGCGGGATGCCGAGATATTGA
- a CDS encoding DUF507 family protein — MLSEDKANHLAHVILTAVKTYTGVKVTGNDGQVLKAIKQVVAAELMQEQGIDQRVKAKLASYARGIVEGSTEWDVLYRKTFEEETRKQTRV, encoded by the coding sequence ATGTTGAGCGAAGACAAGGCGAATCATCTGGCTCATGTCATTCTCACGGCTGTCAAGACATATACGGGAGTGAAAGTGACGGGCAATGATGGGCAGGTCTTAAAAGCGATTAAGCAGGTGGTGGCCGCTGAGTTGATGCAGGAACAGGGGATTGATCAAAGGGTGAAAGCCAAGTTGGCATCGTATGCTCGGGGGATTGTTGAAGGAAGCACGGAGTGGGATGTCTTGTATCGCAAGACGTTCGAAGAAGAGACGCGCAAACAGACGAGGGTCTGA
- a CDS encoding DUF507 family protein, translating into MRLSKERVRHMAESLTGRLQEEGHIELIGERKGFVEGLEQAITSELSVEDCVNAEVRQLLKAYEEQIDRGQVDYQKMFLMVKQKLVRERGIIL; encoded by the coding sequence ATGCGGCTGTCCAAAGAGCGTGTACGACACATGGCTGAGAGCCTGACCGGTCGTCTCCAAGAGGAAGGCCACATTGAACTCATCGGAGAGCGGAAGGGATTTGTCGAGGGATTAGAGCAGGCCATCACCTCTGAGTTATCTGTTGAGGATTGTGTAAATGCGGAAGTGCGACAGTTGCTGAAGGCCTATGAAGAGCAAATTGATCGAGGGCAGGTGGATTACCAAAAGATGTTCCTGATGGTGAAGCAGAAGTTGGTCCGTGAACGAGGTATCATCCTATAG